A window of Panicum virgatum strain AP13 chromosome 8K, P.virgatum_v5, whole genome shotgun sequence contains these coding sequences:
- the LOC120644592 gene encoding respiratory burst oxidase homolog protein B-like, producing MHSPSAGAGGGAGDIVEMSSAAASPPAHEGRDRERVIPHSGPLSKKSGPRKSARFAESVSAPLTAPPPRASSSPSADDDDYVEITLDVRDDSVAVHSVKPAHHHGGAGAGAEDPDVTLLARTLESRRSASSAIRSASSRIKQVSQELRRLASLNRRGGGGAAGRGGLDRSKSAAAHALKGLKFISRADGAKGWDAVEERFDKLDRDGKLQNGLLPRSMFGQVIGMREPEFAGELFDALARRRNISGESISKAELLEFWDQISDTSFDGRLQTFFDMVDKDADGRITEEEVKEIITLSASANKLSKIQDQSEEYARLIMEELDPGNLGYIDLYNLEMLLLQAPSQSVRIGTTNSRNLSQMLSQSLRPTPEPNPVRRWSRRAGYFLEDNWRRVWVLLLWLAVCAALFSWKFVQYRRRYVFHVMGYCVCVAKGGAETLKFNMALILLPVCRNTITWLRNRCGGAAARVVPFDDNLNFHKVVAVGIVAGAGLHIISHLTCDFPRLLHATDAEYAPLAKNFGETRPPDYWWFVKGTEGWTGLVMLVLMAAAFTLATPWFRRGRVRLPGPLRRLTGFNAFWYSHHCFVVVYALLIVHGHYLYLTKDWYKKTTWMYLAVPMALYACERLTRALRSSVRPVRILKVAVYPGNVLSLHFSKPPGFRYKSGQYIFVNCAAVSPFQWHPFSITSAPQDEYVSVHIRTLGDWTRELKTVFSKVCRPPAEGKSGLLRAEYDRDGGGAMANPSFPKVLIDGPYGAPAQDYKQYDVVLLVGLGIGATPMISIIKDIINNMKMLDGDLEAGSGAGGDGSVSAASFRTRRAYFYWVTREQGSFEWFRGVMDEVAETDKKGVIELHNYCTSVYEEGDARSALIAMLQQLNHAKHGVDVVSGTRVRTHFARPNWRNVYKRIALNHRDQRVGVFYCGAPMLTKELRDLAQDFSRKTNTKFDFHKENF from the exons ATGCATAGCCCcagcgcgggcgccggcggcggcgccggggacaTCGTGGAGATgtcctcggccgccgcctcgccgccggcgcacgaGGGGCGGGACCGCGAGAGGGTGATCCCGCACAGCGGCCCGCTGAGCAAGAAGTCGGGGCCGCGGAAGAGCGCGCGCTTCGCCGAGTCCGTATCGGCGCCGCTCACCGCTCCCCCGCcgcgggcctcctcctccccctccgccgacgacgacgactacgTCGAGATCACCCTCGACGTGCGCGACGACTCGGTGGCGGTGCACAGCGTCAAGCCCGCCCaccaccacggcggcgccggcgccggcgcggaagACCCCGACGTGACGCTGCTGGCGCGGACGCTCGAGAGCCGGCGGTCGGCGTCCTCGGCCATCCGCAGCGCCTCGTCGCGGATCAAGCAGGTGtcgcaggagctccgccgcctcgcgtccctcaaccgccgcggcggcggcggcgcggcggggcgcggcggcctcgACCGCTCCAAGTCCGCCGCGGCGCACGCGCTCAAGGGGCTCAAGTTCATCAGCCGGGCCGACGGCGCCAAGGGCTGGGACGCCGTCGAGGAGCGCTTCGACAAGCTCGACCGGGATGGGAAGCTCCAGAACGGCCTCCTCCCCCGCTCCATGTTCGGCCAGGTCATCGGGATGCGGGAGCCCGAGTTCGCCGGCGAGCTGTTCGACgccctcgcgcgccgccgcaacATCTCCGGCGAGTCCATCAGCAAGGCCGAGCTGCTCGAGTTCTGGGACCAGATCTCCGACACCAGCTTCGACGGCCGCCTCCAGACCTTCTTCGACAT GGTGGACAAGGACGCGGACGGCAGGATCACCGAGGAGGAGGTCAAGGAGATCATCACGCTGAGCGCGTCGGCGAACAAGCTGTCCAAGATCCAGGACCAGTCGGAGGAGTACGCCCGGCTGATCATGGAGGAGCTGGACCCGGGCAACCTGGGCTACATCGACCTCTACAACCtggagatgctgctgctgcaggcgccCAGCCAGTCGGTGCGCATCGGCACCACCAACAGCCGCAACCTGAGCCAGATGCTGAGCCAGAGCCTCCGCCCCACGCCGGAGCCCAACCCGGTGCGCCGCTggagccgccgcgccggctACTTCCTCGAGGACAACTGGCGCCGCGTCTGGGTGCTCCTCCTCTGGCTCGCCGTCTGCGCCGCCCTCTTCTCCTGGAAGTTCGTCCAGTACCGCCGCCGCTACGTCTTCCACGTCATGGGCTACTGCGTGTGCGTCGCCAAGGGCGGCGCCGAGACGCTCAAGTTCAACATGGCGCTCATCCTCCTCCCCGTCTGCCGCAACACCATCACCTGGCTCCGCaaccgctgcggcggcgccgcggcccgcGTGGTCCCCTTCGACGACAACCTCAACTTCCACAAGGTGGTCGCCGTCGGGATCGTCGCCGGCGCGGGGCTCCACATCATCTCCCACCTGACCTGCGACTTCCCGCGGCTGCTCCACGCCACCGACGCCGAGTACGCGCCCCTCGCCAAGAACTTCGGCGAGACGCGGCCCCCCGACTACTGGTGGTTCGTGAAGGGCACCGAGGGGTGGACGGGGCTGGTGATGCTGGTGctcatggcggcggcgttcACGCTGGCGACGCCGTGGTTCCGGCGCGGCCGGGTGCGGCTGcccggcccgctccggcggctgACGGGGTTCAACGCCTTCTGGTACTCGCACCACTGCTTCGTGGTGGTGTACGCGCTGCTGATCGTGCACGGGCACTACCTGTACCTGACGAAAGACTGGTACAAGAAGACGACGTGGATGTACCTGGCGGTGCCCATGGCGCTGTACGCGTGCGAGCGGCTGACGCGGGCGCTGCGGTCGAGCGTGCGGCCGGTGAGGATCCTGAAGGTGGCCGTGTACCCCGGGAACGTCCTGTCGCTGCACTTCTCCAAGCCGCCGGGGTTCCGGTACAAGAGCGGGCAGTACATCTTCGTCAACTGCGCCGCCGTGTCGCCGTTCCAGTGGCACCCCTTCTCCATCACGTCGGCGCCGCAGGACGAGTACGTGAGCGTGCACATCCGGACGCTGGGGGACTGGACGCGGGAGCTCAAGACCGTCTTCTCCAAGGTgtgccgcccgccggccgaGGGCAAGAGCGGCCTGCTCCGGGCCGAGTAcgaccgcgacggcggcggcgccatggccaaCCCCAG CTTCCCGAAGGTGCTGATCGACGGGCCCTACGGCGCGCCGGCGCAGGACTACAAGCAGTACGACGTGGTGCTGCTGGTGGGGCTGGGCATCGGCGCCACGCCCATGATCTCCATcatcaaggacatcatcaacaacaTGAAGATGCTCGACGGCGACCTGGaggccggctccggcgccggcggcgatgggtcCGTGTCGGCGGCATCCTTCCGCACGCGGCGGGCCTACTTCTACTGGGTGACCCGGGAGCAGGGCTCCTTCGAGTGGTTCCGCGGCGTCATGGACGAGGTGGCCGAGACCGACAAGAAGGGCGTCATCGAGCTCCACAACTACTGCACCAGCGTCTACGAGGAGGGCGACGCCCGCTCCGCCCTCATCGCCATGCTCCAGCAGCTCAACCACGCCAAGCACGGCGTCGACGTCGTCTCCGGCACCCGCGTCCGGACCCACTTCGCCCGCCCCAACTGGCGCAACGTCTACAAGCGCATCGCCCTCAACCACCGCgaccagcgcgtcg GAGTGTTCTACTGCGGTGCCCCGATGCTGACCAAGGAGCTGCGTGACCTCGCGCAGGATTTCTCGAGGAAAACCAACACAAAGTTCGATTTCCACAAGGAGAACTTCTAA